From the genome of Streptomyces sp. NBC_01317, one region includes:
- a CDS encoding ABC-F family ATP-binding cassette domain-containing protein, whose product MAVNLVNVEAVTKVYGTRALLDGVSLGVSEGDRVGVVGRNGDGKTTLIRLLSKLEETDSGRVTHSGGLRLGVLTQHDSLDPAATVRHEVIGDLADHEWAGNAKIRDVLTGLFGGLDLPGFPQGLDTVIAPLSGGERRRIALAKLLIGEPDLIVLDEPTNHLDVEGIAWLAKHLQARRSALVCVTHDRWFLDQVCTKMWDVQRGAVHEYEGGYSDYVFARAERERIAATEEVKRKNLVRKELAWLRRGAPARTSKPRFRIEAANELIADVPPPRDTSSLMKFANARLGKTVFDLEDVTVQAGPKVLLSHLTWQLGPGDRIGLVGVNGAGKTSLLRALAEASRTRGDVQPAAGKVTVGRTVKLAYLSQEVAELKPTLRVLEAVQQVRDRVDLGGGREMTAGQLCEQFGFTKEKQWTPVGDLSGGERRRLQLLRLLMDEPNVLFLDEPTNDLDIETLNQLEDVLDSWPGSMVVISHDRFFIERVTDKVMALLGDRTLRMLPRGIDEYLERRKKLAESGAPAAPAATLPASGGAPAAAAPASAKDDRAAKKELQKIERQLTKMSDRETLLHQQIADHSTDFEKVAKLDAELRQLIGERDELEMRWLELAEDA is encoded by the coding sequence ATGGCCGTCAATCTGGTCAATGTCGAAGCAGTCACCAAGGTGTACGGCACCCGTGCGCTGCTCGACGGTGTCTCGCTCGGCGTCTCCGAGGGGGACCGGGTCGGGGTTGTGGGGCGTAACGGGGACGGGAAGACCACCCTGATCCGGTTGCTGTCCAAGTTGGAGGAGACCGACTCCGGGCGCGTCACGCACAGTGGCGGGCTGCGGCTCGGGGTGCTCACGCAGCATGACTCGCTCGACCCGGCCGCCACCGTCCGGCACGAGGTCATCGGGGATCTCGCCGATCACGAGTGGGCCGGGAACGCCAAGATCCGGGATGTGCTGACCGGGCTCTTCGGCGGGCTGGACCTGCCCGGGTTCCCGCAGGGGCTCGACACCGTCATCGCGCCGCTCTCCGGTGGGGAGCGGCGGCGGATCGCGCTCGCCAAGCTGCTCATCGGCGAGCCGGACCTGATCGTGCTCGACGAGCCCACCAACCACCTCGACGTCGAGGGCATCGCCTGGCTGGCGAAGCACCTCCAGGCGCGGCGGTCCGCGCTCGTCTGCGTCACGCACGACCGGTGGTTCCTCGACCAGGTCTGCACGAAGATGTGGGACGTGCAGCGCGGGGCCGTGCACGAGTACGAGGGCGGTTACTCGGACTACGTCTTCGCCCGCGCCGAGCGCGAGCGCATCGCGGCCACCGAAGAGGTCAAGCGGAAGAACCTGGTCCGCAAGGAGCTGGCCTGGCTGCGGCGCGGCGCCCCCGCCCGTACGTCCAAGCCGCGCTTCCGGATCGAGGCCGCCAACGAGCTGATCGCCGACGTGCCGCCGCCGCGCGACACGTCGTCGCTGATGAAGTTCGCCAACGCCCGGCTCGGCAAGACCGTCTTCGACCTGGAGGACGTGACCGTCCAGGCCGGGCCGAAGGTGCTGCTCAGCCATCTGACCTGGCAGCTCGGACCCGGTGACCGGATCGGGCTCGTCGGGGTCAACGGCGCCGGCAAGACCTCGCTGCTGCGCGCGCTCGCCGAGGCGTCCCGTACCCGCGGCGACGTCCAGCCCGCGGCGGGGAAGGTGACCGTCGGCAGGACCGTCAAGCTCGCCTACCTCTCCCAGGAGGTCGCCGAACTCAAGCCCACGCTGAGGGTGTTGGAGGCCGTGCAGCAGGTGCGGGACCGGGTGGACCTAGGGGGTGGACGGGAAATGACGGCCGGTCAGCTGTGCGAGCAGTTCGGGTTCACCAAGGAGAAGCAGTGGACCCCGGTGGGGGACCTGTCCGGTGGCGAGCGGCGCCGGCTCCAGCTGCTGCGGCTGCTGATGGACGAGCCGAACGTCCTCTTCCTCGACGAGCCCACCAACGACCTCGACATCGAGACGCTCAACCAGTTGGAGGACGTGCTCGACAGCTGGCCGGGCTCGATGGTGGTCATCTCCCACGACCGGTTCTTCATCGAGCGCGTCACCGACAAGGTGATGGCACTGCTCGGCGACCGCACGCTGCGGATGCTGCCGCGCGGGATCGACGAGTACCTGGAGCGACGCAAGAAGCTCGCCGAGTCGGGCGCCCCGGCCGCTCCCGCCGCCACCCTGCCCGCCTCCGGAGGCGCGCCGGCCGCCGCCGCCCCCGCGTCGGCCAAGGACGACCGCGCGGCGAAGAAGGAACTCCAGAAGATCGAGCGCCAACTCACCAAGATGTCGGACCGGGAGACGCTGCTGCACCAGCAGATCGCCGACCACTCCACCGACTTCGAGAAGGTGGCGAAGCTGGACGCCGAGCTTCGCCAACTGATCGGTGAGCGCGACGAGTTGGAGATGCGGTGGCTGGAGCTGGCCGAGGACGCGTGA
- a CDS encoding outer membrane protein assembly factor BamB family protein, protein MTQPPGQQPPPQEPSQTPHVPAAPPTPPAGPPGYGQPGYGQPGPYAQQPGPYGQQPGPYGQQPGPYGPYGQQPGPYGQQPGPYGYPPQQFPGAPTPPPGGGGRNPFKGKPGLVVAAAAALLVVGGGTYAVLSGGDDDGKKPVADTSQDPKPTGSSSADVDQGDGTGGGREADDDLNAGREDGESKVLFLQTNDVDLPRDGADVYGPWFAGDTVVKAMYKQVVGYSATDGKKKWTLDLPAELCAAPTAPSADGKIVIGYMNGTSDKSDCNQLQLVDLATGKGGWKQEIKEIGLFDILSDVNLTISGSTVTAARTAGAQAYRMTDGKQLFEKSTGTCKPFAFAGGPKLIAAESCPTGDFETSHHQLEELDPVTGKARWTYKLAKNWEVDKVYSVDPLVISTREKDKDSSWNVLALNANGTLRSSLAGGKDSFAPNCGGGFVIFGRNLEGCTGLAADAKTFYMATAPAKGSTSRTNEVVAFDLNTGKPTWRSKAPGDRMITPLRMEGGKVVVYVEPTYDKAGAVATIAPTGGVPTIVQQHPASTAEIEDSFYQPTLAWADGRFYVVGGRVSASNDAAELKEKTMMAFGN, encoded by the coding sequence ATGACTCAGCCACCCGGGCAGCAGCCGCCACCGCAGGAGCCGTCGCAGACACCGCACGTACCGGCCGCGCCGCCCACGCCGCCCGCCGGCCCGCCCGGCTACGGTCAGCCCGGTTACGGTCAGCCCGGCCCGTACGCGCAACAGCCCGGCCCGTACGGCCAGCAGCCCGGGCCCTACGGTCAACAGCCCGGTCCCTACGGCCCGTACGGCCAGCAGCCCGGTCCGTACGGTCAGCAGCCGGGCCCCTACGGCTACCCTCCCCAGCAGTTCCCCGGCGCCCCCACCCCGCCCCCGGGCGGCGGCGGCCGGAACCCGTTCAAGGGCAAGCCCGGCCTCGTCGTCGCGGCGGCCGCCGCGCTCCTGGTCGTCGGCGGCGGTACGTACGCCGTCCTCAGCGGCGGTGACGACGACGGCAAGAAGCCCGTCGCCGACACGAGCCAGGACCCGAAGCCGACGGGCAGTTCGTCGGCGGACGTCGACCAGGGCGACGGCACCGGCGGCGGGCGCGAGGCCGACGACGACCTCAACGCCGGGCGCGAGGACGGGGAGTCCAAGGTGCTCTTCCTCCAGACCAACGACGTGGACCTGCCGCGCGACGGCGCCGACGTCTACGGCCCGTGGTTCGCCGGCGACACCGTCGTCAAGGCCATGTACAAGCAGGTCGTGGGGTATTCGGCCACCGACGGCAAGAAGAAGTGGACGCTCGACCTGCCCGCCGAGCTGTGCGCCGCACCGACCGCGCCCTCCGCCGACGGCAAGATCGTCATCGGGTACATGAACGGCACCAGCGACAAGAGCGACTGCAACCAGCTCCAGCTCGTCGACCTCGCCACCGGCAAGGGCGGCTGGAAGCAGGAGATCAAGGAGATCGGTCTCTTCGACATCCTGAGCGACGTGAACCTGACGATCAGCGGCAGCACCGTCACCGCCGCCAGGACCGCGGGCGCCCAGGCCTACCGGATGACCGACGGCAAGCAGCTGTTCGAGAAGTCGACGGGCACCTGCAAGCCGTTCGCCTTCGCCGGCGGCCCCAAGCTGATCGCGGCCGAGAGCTGCCCCACGGGCGACTTCGAGACCTCGCACCACCAGCTGGAGGAGCTGGACCCCGTCACCGGCAAGGCCAGGTGGACGTACAAGCTGGCCAAGAACTGGGAGGTCGACAAGGTCTACTCGGTCGACCCGCTGGTGATCTCCACGCGCGAGAAGGACAAGGACTCGTCCTGGAACGTCCTGGCGCTCAACGCCAACGGCACGCTCCGCTCCTCGCTCGCCGGCGGCAAGGACTCGTTCGCGCCCAACTGCGGCGGCGGGTTTGTCATCTTCGGGCGGAACCTGGAGGGCTGCACCGGCCTCGCCGCCGATGCGAAGACCTTCTACATGGCGACGGCGCCCGCCAAGGGCAGCACGTCCCGTACGAACGAGGTCGTCGCCTTCGACCTCAACACCGGTAAGCCCACGTGGCGTTCGAAGGCACCCGGCGACCGCATGATCACGCCGCTGCGGATGGAGGGCGGCAAGGTGGTGGTGTACGTGGAGCCGACGTACGACAAGGCGGGCGCGGTCGCGACCATCGCCCCGACCGGCGGTGTGCCGACGATCGTTCAGCAGCACCCCGCGTCCACGGCCGAGATCGAGGACTCGTTCTACCAGCCGACCCTGGCCTGGGCGGACGGGCGTTTCTACGTCGTGGGCGGCCGCGTCAGCGCGAGCAACGACGCGGCGGAGCTGAAGGAGAAGACGATGATGGCGTTCGGCAACTGA
- a CDS encoding outer membrane protein assembly factor BamB family protein — protein MTQPPPPPPNEPPQGGFGAPQDPPPAGFGAPTPPPQYGYPPQNPQYGHPPQGQQPGYGYPGQQPPPPPGYGYPGQQPPYGYPAQPQSPYPPPPAPAGDNGGRKKLSTQAQIILAATVAVALIVVGGIYVANSGGDGTKDDGKNTTAGADGGKDGKDGQKDGKDTDNGIGGGGKEKAPADVKSTMAFKLATPKVTDITNVSGSWLTDTAFVKTGVNEIVGYDPAKGTQLWSIPLPGQLCAATDHVKDNLTAIAFEAAKRTGKTDYQPCTEIGAIDLTAGRLVWRKSVTGPNTGDAKLKFDEITIGAGTVALGGTDGGAALDLATGALRWKPQASAENCADMGYGGGAGLVVARKCGTYEDPQVSIDTLNPVTGAPLSSYKMPPGVAYASVISTQPLVVAADVGDTAGDGSGISDFFSIDEKTGALRAKIPADADTYAADCATTEVESCRDVVVGNDRLYLPTEEHDGSGDYGQTNEIVSFDLATGKTTSDRADAGDRYTITPLRMDGGNLIAYKWPPYDKGGQIVSIDGSTFKQTVLMENPSDKAVREAETSFTKGYSEMRFAGGRLFIADAMLSKPSTLNLTSYLAVSFTTG, from the coding sequence ATGACACAGCCGCCGCCCCCGCCGCCCAACGAGCCCCCTCAGGGAGGGTTCGGCGCCCCGCAGGACCCGCCGCCCGCCGGCTTCGGAGCCCCGACGCCACCCCCGCAGTACGGCTACCCGCCACAGAATCCGCAGTACGGCCACCCGCCGCAGGGCCAGCAGCCCGGATACGGCTACCCCGGCCAACAGCCGCCTCCCCCGCCGGGATACGGCTACCCCGGCCAGCAGCCCCCGTACGGCTACCCGGCCCAGCCGCAGTCCCCGTACCCGCCGCCACCCGCACCGGCCGGCGACAACGGCGGCCGCAAGAAGCTCTCCACCCAGGCCCAGATCATCCTCGCCGCGACCGTCGCCGTCGCCCTGATCGTCGTCGGCGGGATCTACGTCGCCAACTCCGGTGGCGACGGCACGAAGGACGACGGCAAGAACACCACCGCCGGCGCCGACGGCGGCAAGGACGGCAAGGACGGCCAGAAGGACGGCAAGGACACCGACAACGGCATCGGAGGCGGCGGCAAGGAGAAGGCCCCCGCCGACGTCAAGTCCACGATGGCCTTCAAGCTGGCGACCCCCAAGGTCACCGACATCACGAACGTCTCCGGCTCCTGGCTCACCGACACCGCCTTCGTGAAGACCGGCGTCAACGAGATCGTCGGGTACGACCCCGCCAAGGGCACCCAGCTGTGGAGCATCCCCCTCCCCGGCCAGCTCTGCGCCGCCACGGACCACGTCAAGGACAACCTCACCGCCATCGCCTTCGAGGCCGCCAAGCGCACCGGCAAGACGGACTACCAGCCGTGCACGGAGATCGGCGCGATCGACCTCACGGCGGGCAGGCTGGTGTGGCGCAAGAGCGTCACAGGCCCCAACACCGGTGACGCCAAGCTCAAGTTCGACGAGATCACCATCGGCGCCGGCACGGTGGCGCTCGGCGGTACGGACGGCGGCGCCGCCCTCGACCTCGCCACCGGCGCCCTCCGCTGGAAGCCCCAGGCGAGCGCCGAGAACTGCGCCGACATGGGGTACGGCGGCGGCGCCGGGCTCGTCGTGGCGCGCAAGTGCGGTACGTACGAGGACCCCCAGGTCAGCATCGACACCCTGAACCCGGTGACGGGCGCCCCGCTCTCCTCGTACAAGATGCCGCCCGGTGTCGCGTACGCGAGCGTCATCTCGACCCAGCCGCTCGTCGTCGCCGCCGACGTCGGTGACACCGCGGGCGACGGCAGCGGCATCTCGGACTTCTTCTCCATCGACGAGAAGACGGGTGCGCTGCGGGCCAAGATCCCGGCCGACGCCGACACGTACGCGGCGGACTGCGCGACCACCGAGGTCGAGTCCTGCCGGGACGTCGTGGTCGGCAACGACCGCCTGTACCTGCCCACCGAGGAGCACGACGGCTCCGGGGACTACGGGCAGACCAACGAGATCGTCTCCTTCGACCTCGCCACGGGAAAGACGACCAGCGACCGCGCGGACGCGGGCGACCGCTACACGATCACGCCGCTGCGGATGGACGGCGGCAACCTGATCGCGTACAAGTGGCCCCCGTACGACAAGGGCGGCCAGATCGTCTCCATCGACGGGTCCACCTTCAAGCAGACCGTCCTGATGGAGAATCCGTCCGACAAGGCGGTACGGGAAGCCGAGACCAGCTTCACCAAGGGATACTCGGAGATGCGTTTCGCCGGGGGCCGGCTCTTCATCGCGGACGCGATGCTGAGCAAGCCGTCGACGCTGAACCTGACGTCGTACCTCGCGGTGTCGTTCACGACCGGGTAG
- a CDS encoding helix-turn-helix transcriptional regulator — protein MGVRLMVVDDHRLLAEALASALKLRGHRVLAAAAPTSGVAELVVSRAPEVCLMGTATPAEPGVFDPIVRIKRERPQVAVVVLGPVPSPRGIAAAFAAGASGYVRHDERIEGVERAMVKARAGEAAVAPMLLQGAFTELLNPAAQPDDEGQRLLRMLTPREVEVLVRVAEGEDTRLIAAGMNIAPSTARTHVQRVLMKLGVGSRLEAAALAARTGLLDRAVVNGPVTGRSAAGGSATGGPGTGPDLDDERFGDERFGDRE, from the coding sequence ATGGGCGTGCGGCTCATGGTGGTCGATGATCACCGACTGCTCGCCGAGGCGCTCGCCTCGGCCCTGAAACTGCGCGGGCACCGGGTGCTCGCGGCGGCCGCCCCCACCTCGGGGGTCGCCGAGCTGGTGGTGAGCAGGGCGCCCGAAGTGTGCCTGATGGGTACGGCGACACCGGCGGAGCCCGGGGTCTTCGACCCGATCGTACGGATCAAGCGCGAGCGCCCGCAGGTGGCCGTGGTGGTGCTGGGGCCGGTCCCCAGCCCCCGCGGCATCGCCGCCGCGTTCGCCGCCGGGGCATCCGGTTACGTACGCCACGACGAGCGGATCGAAGGCGTCGAGCGCGCCATGGTCAAGGCACGCGCGGGCGAGGCGGCGGTGGCGCCGATGCTGCTCCAGGGCGCGTTCACCGAGCTGCTGAACCCGGCGGCGCAGCCCGACGACGAGGGCCAGCGGCTGCTGCGGATGCTCACCCCGCGCGAGGTCGAGGTGCTGGTACGGGTCGCCGAGGGCGAGGACACCCGGCTGATCGCGGCGGGCATGAACATCGCGCCCAGCACGGCCAGGACCCATGTGCAGCGGGTGCTGATGAAGCTCGGGGTGGGCTCACGGCTGGAGGCGGCGGCGCTGGCCGCCCGTACGGGACTGCTGGACCGGGCGGTGGTGAACGGGCCCGTCACCGGGCGGTCTGCCGCCGGAGGGTCTGCCACCGGAGGGCCCGGCACCGGGCCGGACCTCGACGACGAACGCTTCGGCGACGAACGCTTCGGCGATCGCGAATGA
- a CDS encoding sodium:solute symporter family protein, which produces MPYLAEGLRLPTNGLDYTILAIYFIVVLGIGFAARASVKTSLDFFLSGRSLPAWVTGLAFVSANLGATEILGMAANGAQYGVYTVHWYWIGAIPAMVFLGLVMMPFYYGSKVRSVPEFLLHRFGPSSHLLSSIIFAVSAVLIAGVNLYAMAIVLEALLGWPQWVAIVVAGLFVLVYITIGGLSSAIYNEVLQFFVILAALIPLTVVGLKRVGGWGGLTDSLTDSKGGAFLTAWQGTGVGSPNPLGANWLTIVLGLGFVMSFGYWTTNFAEVQRALSAKNLSAAKRTPLIAAFPKIFIPLVVIVPGLIALVMEPTLGKAGSGLQYNDAIPVLMRDLLPNGVLGIAVTGLLAAFMAGMAANVSSFNTVFTNDIWGAYLKKDREDAYYLKTGRIVTAVGVLIGMGTAFIASSFSNIMNYLQTLFSFFNVPLFVVFIIGMFWKRTTPAAGFWGLLSGTVAAMVNYFWLYKGGVISIPSDQGANFVSSIVAFVVGAVVMVVVSYVTKPKPAEKLDGLVYGTRSPGMDEAAAEGDDAWYRRPALLGWGALILAAVCYVPFSL; this is translated from the coding sequence ATGCCATATCTGGCCGAAGGGCTCCGTCTCCCGACGAACGGGCTCGACTACACCATCCTGGCGATCTACTTCATAGTGGTCCTCGGCATCGGGTTCGCCGCCCGGGCCAGCGTGAAGACCAGCCTCGACTTCTTCCTCTCCGGCCGTTCGCTGCCGGCCTGGGTGACGGGACTCGCCTTCGTCTCCGCCAACCTCGGCGCCACCGAGATCCTCGGCATGGCGGCCAACGGCGCGCAGTACGGCGTCTACACCGTGCACTGGTACTGGATCGGCGCCATCCCCGCCATGGTCTTCCTCGGCCTGGTGATGATGCCCTTCTACTACGGCTCGAAGGTCCGCTCCGTACCGGAGTTCCTGCTCCACCGCTTCGGACCCTCCTCCCACCTGCTCTCCTCGATCATCTTCGCGGTGTCCGCCGTCCTGATCGCGGGCGTCAACCTCTACGCGATGGCGATCGTGCTGGAGGCGCTGCTGGGCTGGCCTCAGTGGGTCGCGATCGTCGTCGCGGGCCTCTTCGTCCTCGTGTACATCACCATCGGGGGCCTCTCCTCGGCGATCTACAACGAGGTGCTCCAGTTCTTCGTCATCCTCGCCGCGCTGATCCCGCTGACCGTCGTCGGCCTCAAGCGGGTCGGCGGCTGGGGCGGCCTGACCGACTCCCTGACGGACTCGAAGGGCGGCGCGTTCCTCACCGCCTGGCAGGGCACGGGCGTCGGCTCGCCCAACCCGCTCGGCGCGAACTGGCTCACCATCGTCCTCGGCCTCGGCTTTGTCATGAGCTTCGGCTACTGGACCACCAACTTCGCAGAGGTGCAGCGCGCGCTGTCCGCGAAGAACCTCTCCGCCGCCAAGCGGACCCCGCTCATCGCCGCGTTCCCGAAGATCTTCATCCCGCTGGTCGTGATCGTCCCCGGTCTGATCGCGCTGGTCATGGAGCCGACGCTCGGCAAGGCCGGCAGCGGCCTCCAGTACAACGACGCGATCCCGGTCCTCATGCGCGACCTGCTCCCCAACGGTGTGCTGGGCATCGCCGTGACCGGCCTGCTGGCCGCCTTCATGGCGGGTATGGCGGCGAACGTGTCGTCGTTCAACACGGTGTTCACGAACGACATCTGGGGCGCGTACCTCAAGAAGGACCGTGAGGACGCCTACTACTTGAAGACCGGGCGGATCGTCACGGCGGTCGGTGTGCTGATCGGCATGGGTACGGCGTTCATCGCCTCCAGCTTCAGCAACATCATGAACTACCTCCAGACGCTGTTCTCCTTCTTCAACGTCCCGCTGTTCGTGGTCTTCATCATCGGGATGTTCTGGAAGCGGACCACCCCGGCCGCCGGTTTCTGGGGCCTGCTCTCCGGCACGGTCGCCGCGATGGTCAACTACTTCTGGCTGTACAAGGGCGGGGTCATCTCCATCCCCAGCGACCAGGGCGCGAACTTCGTGTCGTCCATCGTCGCGTTTGTCGTCGGCGCCGTGGTGATGGTCGTCGTCTCGTACGTCACCAAGCCGAAGCCCGCCGAGAAGCTCGACGGCCTGGTGTACGGGACCCGCTCGCCCGGCATGGACGAGGCCGCCGCCGAGGGCGACGACGCGTGGTACCGCAGGCCGGCCCTGCTGGGCTGGGGCGCGCTCATTCTCGCCGCCGTCTGCTACGTCCCGTTCTCTCTCTGA
- the galT gene encoding galactose-1-phosphate uridylyltransferase yields MKKTVTRLADGRELIYYDSGDGGSVVRQAVDRRPLGPVATSSEIRRDPLLGDSVAIASHRQSRTYHPPADECPLCPSRDGRLSEIPDSSYEVVVFENRFPSLAGDSGRCEVVCFTSDHDASFADIGEEQAALVLAAWTDRTADLARLPQAEQVFAFENRGEEIGVTLGHPHGQIYAYPFVTPRTELMLRSARTHRAETGRNLFDDVVARERAEGTRVVLEGEHWVAFVPYAAHWPYEIHLYPKHRVPDLRALDDAARTEFPQIYLELLKRFDRIFGEAEPPTPYIAAWHQAPFRAAGRDDFALHLELFTVRRTSGKLKFLAGSESGMSVFINDVPPETAAGRLREVASK; encoded by the coding sequence ATGAAGAAGACGGTGACGCGGCTCGCCGACGGCCGGGAGTTGATCTACTACGACTCCGGGGACGGGGGCAGCGTGGTGCGCCAGGCGGTGGACCGCCGGCCCCTCGGCCCGGTCGCGACCTCCTCCGAGATCCGCCGCGACCCGCTGCTCGGCGACTCCGTCGCCATCGCCTCGCACCGCCAGAGCCGTACGTACCACCCGCCCGCCGACGAGTGCCCGCTCTGCCCCTCCAGGGACGGCAGGCTCAGCGAGATCCCGGACTCGTCGTACGAGGTCGTCGTCTTCGAGAACCGCTTCCCCTCCCTCGCCGGGGACTCGGGCCGCTGCGAAGTGGTCTGCTTCACCTCTGACCACGACGCGTCGTTCGCGGACATCGGCGAGGAACAGGCCGCGCTGGTCCTGGCGGCCTGGACCGACCGCACCGCCGACCTGGCCCGGCTGCCCCAGGCGGAACAGGTCTTCGCCTTCGAGAACCGCGGCGAGGAGATCGGGGTGACGCTCGGCCACCCGCACGGGCAGATCTACGCGTACCCCTTCGTCACCCCGCGCACCGAGCTGATGCTGCGCTCGGCCCGTACGCACCGGGCGGAGACCGGCCGCAACCTCTTCGACGACGTCGTCGCGCGCGAACGCGCCGAGGGCACCCGGGTGGTGCTGGAGGGCGAGCACTGGGTGGCGTTCGTGCCGTACGCCGCGCACTGGCCGTACGAGATCCACCTCTACCCGAAGCACCGCGTCCCCGACCTGCGGGCCCTGGACGACGCGGCCCGCACAGAGTTCCCACAGATCTATCTGGAACTCTTGAAGCGCTTCGACCGGATCTTCGGGGAGGCCGAACCGCCGACCCCGTACATCGCGGCCTGGCACCAGGCGCCCTTCCGGGCCGCGGGGCGGGACGACTTCGCCCTGCACTTGGAGCTTTTCACCGTACGGCGTACGTCCGGCAAGCTGAAGTTCCTCGCGGGCTCCGAGTCCGGCATGAGCGTGTTCATCAACGACGTGCCGCCGGAGACCGCGGCCGGGCGATTGCGAGAGGTAGCGAGCAAGTGA
- the galE gene encoding UDP-glucose 4-epimerase GalE gives MSKKYLVTGGAGYIGGVVATHLLEVGHEVTVLDDLSTGFREAVPAGAEFIEGRVQDAAEWLDSSYDGVLHFAASSQVAESVAKPEKYWENNVGGSLALLGAMRAAGVRTLVFSSTAATYGEPVSTPITETDPTAPANPYGASKLAVDHMIAGECAAHGLAAVSLRYFNVAGAYGSAGERHDPESHLIPLVLQVAAGKREFISVYGEDYPTPDGTCVRDYIHVADLADAHLSALEAAVKGEHLVCNLGNGSGFSVREVIETVRKVTGHPVPEVVAGRRDGDPAVLVASAETARTRLGWTPTRSDLGDIVADAWAFARREETRE, from the coding sequence GTGAGCAAGAAGTACCTGGTCACAGGTGGCGCGGGATATATCGGCGGGGTGGTGGCGACCCATCTGCTGGAGGTCGGCCACGAGGTGACCGTCCTCGACGACCTCTCCACCGGATTCCGTGAAGCGGTCCCGGCGGGCGCGGAGTTCATCGAGGGCCGCGTCCAGGACGCCGCCGAATGGCTGGACTCCTCGTACGACGGCGTCCTGCACTTCGCGGCGTCCTCACAGGTCGCCGAGTCGGTGGCGAAACCCGAGAAGTACTGGGAGAACAACGTCGGCGGCTCCCTGGCGCTGCTCGGCGCGATGCGCGCCGCCGGGGTGCGCACGCTGGTGTTCTCGTCCACAGCGGCGACGTACGGCGAACCGGTCTCCACGCCCATCACGGAGACCGACCCGACCGCGCCGGCCAATCCGTACGGCGCCTCGAAGCTCGCCGTCGACCACATGATCGCGGGGGAGTGCGCGGCGCACGGGCTCGCGGCGGTGTCGCTGCGGTACTTCAACGTGGCGGGGGCGTACGGGAGCGCGGGGGAGCGGCACGACCCCGAATCGCACCTCATCCCGCTGGTGCTCCAAGTGGCAGCAGGAAAGCGGGAGTTCATCTCCGTCTACGGCGAGGACTACCCGACGCCGGACGGCACGTGCGTGCGCGACTACATCCATGTCGCGGACCTCGCCGACGCGCACCTGAGCGCGCTGGAGGCGGCGGTGAAGGGCGAGCACCTGGTGTGCAACCTCGGCAACGGGAGCGGGTTCTCGGTGCGTGAGGTCATCGAGACGGTACGGAAGGTCACGGGCCACCCGGTCCCGGAAGTGGTGGCCGGGCGCCGCGACGGCGACCCGGCGGTGCTCGTCGCGTCCGCCGAGACCGCGCGCACGCGGCTCGGCTGGACCCCGACCCGCTCGGACCTGGGTGACATTGTGGCGGACGCGTGGGCGTTCGCACGGCGTGAGGAGACGCGGGAGTGA